Within the Photobacterium swingsii genome, the region CGACAAGCAACGTCAAGGCGTGCCATCTCTTGTGGGGTGTAAATACGAATCGACGTCACCGCACTCACATTCATGTACGGATGCTGTTCAGTTTCTTGTAGCGCAGCCAGCTTTTCTAACCAAGAAAGAGCTTTGTAAATATCTTCTTGATGAAAGCCCGCTCGAAGTAGCTCATCGGATAGTTCTTCCTGATCAACCAACAGCTCAGCATCGCTGTGTATATAGGTTTCAAACAGGTACATTAAGATATCCATCATGACTTGCCCCTCCTCGTTTTGATATAGCCACCGGGTACTGAGGTAACAAACCCAAGTAATTCTAGCTCTAATAATTGCATCATTACTTCGTGTACGGGTTGTTCACTACGTTCAGCAACCACATCTACGGGTGTTGCTTCATTGCCTACGGTAGCCAACAAGGCTGGAAATGGCAATTGCTGATCTTCACCCTGTGGCAGAGTTTGGCTTAATTGACTATTTATTGCGCACTCTGTCAGTGCACCTACCTCCTCAAATATATCGACCGGGGTTTCTACCAATTTAGCACCCGATTTAATTAATGCGTTACAGCCGCGACTTTCTGGGTGACGAATCGAACCGGGTAGGGCAAAGACTTCTCGCCCTTGTTCGAGCGCGTAACGCGCAGTAATCAGTGAACCACTCTTTTCTGCTGCTTCTATAACTAATACGCCCACCGACAAGCCGCTGATCACTCTATTACGTCGAGGAAAGTTTTGCGGGCGTGGTTTTTCGTCAGGCCAGAACTCAGACACTAACGCACCTTGTTCTTTTATCTTAGCGGCTAAACCTCGATGACGAGCAGGGTATATCTGTGACAACCCCGACCCGAGGACAGCCAGCGTCGCGCCGCCATGCTTTAAGGCTCCGCTATGGGCTTGACCATCAACCCCTAAAGCTAATCCACTGGTCACCACATAATTACCTGCCACTAAAGCGCCAGCAAAATCATAAGCCGACTCACGGCCATCAATGCTGGCGGCTCGGCTGCCAACAATGGCCAGTTGTGGCGCACTTAAATACTCCACTTGCCCACACACAAACAAAACAGGCGGAGCTGCCGCAATTTGCTTCAATAGCGTCGGGTAGTAGGGGGAATCTAAGGTCAGAATGGTATTGTCGTTTTGCTCTGCCCACATCAGGCAACGATCAATACGAGCCTGGTGGGGTACACGAAATAGGGCTATCTGCGAACGTGATAAGCCAAGTGACATTAATTGGTCAGTCGACATAGCACGTAACTGCGTTGGCGTACCATGCTGTAATAAACGACTCACCTTCACACCGCCCACTTGAGGAATAGCGGTGAGTGCAAGCCAGTCTTCCAACTGACTCATGGTGTCAGCTGAGGAGATCGCGCCGACACACCCGCACTGAAAGGTTCAGTACTACGTAAAACAACCGCCAAGCTAAAGGCCTCATAAGCACGGATCACCATGACTTCACCAATCCCTCTAGGAGCAAGTTGAAATTGCGTCCCTGAATACGGCGAGCGTTTGTAGTCATAGCTGCCTTTCTTACCTGCAACCTCTGTCGCTGGATGATAAAGCTGCAAAACATGACCGGCTTGTAGCGCATCTAAGTGACCTTTATCCAGCACGACCACATCCGACGTGGCTATATACGATTGTCCATCAACAGCCCCCATGATTTGGGCGTCAATATCTGCCGGAGGGTTGGCTGGTGAAAAATGTAAATCCGCACTCGCTCCCTGCACAGGAGCTGGTAACAACACATCATTTAAATTGATTTCTTGGCGGTAGGATTGCAAAGCCAGAGTGCTGGTCTCGCCTTGCTGAGATAATACGCTTAATTTCGCCACTTCTTTTAAAACCGTGACACGCTTGCTGCCTTTGCGGCTATACGTGTCTATCGGACGGTATACCCACCACGCCTCACCAATGGGCAATAAAGTATCCGCCCACACCCTATCACCAGTAGAGAGTTGCTTACGTTGATCATCACTACCGATGACACGTGGGGCTGTCGCAAGCGCCTCATCGGATAACAAGCGGTGCTCGGTTAAATATGGCAACACTAAAGAAGACTGAAGTGTCGTGATCGGTGAACGTGTGACTTTAATTGTCGGTGACAACTTAATCACTTTTGATGGCTTACGCTGCAGCCGCGGTTGGCCATCAACCCAAACTAAATACAACTTATCGCCAGGATAAATAAGGTGCGGATTTTCAATATTCGGATTCGCCTGCCATAACTTAGGCCATAGCCAAGGGGTCGCTAAAAAGTGGTTAGAGATATCCCACAAGGTATCCCCAGTTTTCACTGTGTACACATCAGGAATATGGTCGTTCAACACAAGATGATGGCTGCCATTACTCGCCCAACTCGGCTGAATACATGCCGCGACGGTAAGCACACACGAAAAAAGAAAAGAGAGGGACTTCATGATGACGCTATCCTTGTACTACACAGATCCATTTTCTGGCAAGCTGTTACTGTAGCGATTTGTCTATAGATAGCGCCCAGCGTGACAGTGGCAAAGGCTCAGTGTCTATCCCCCCAACACCAATGAATAATCGCTTTTCGGCGGACGTCACGCTTTCAATTTTACCTTTGCAGCAACGCGCACCAAGGCTGTTGAACTTGCCGAAAACTGTTTACTGAACTTTACAGTCAACCACAGATATTGAACATTCATCACGGATGCTGTTATTTGATCGTTAAAATGACTAGAATTAGAACAAATTAATTTTCGGCACTGTTCATTTTTCGAGTACCTATGTCTTTATTGCAAGTATTAACATTCCCAGATGATCGCCTACGCACTGTAGCTAAGCCAGTTGAAGCAGTTACCCCTGAGATCCAAAAAATTGTCGATGACATGATTGAAACCATGTACGACGAAGAAGGTATCGGCCTTGCGGCTACACAAGTTGATGTACATCAGCGCATCGTAGTGATTGATATCTCTGAAGAACGCAATCAGCCTATGGTACTGATTAACCCTGAAATCACTGAAAAACGTGGTGAAGACGGTATTGAAGAAGGTTGTCTTTCTGTTCCTGGTGCTCGTGCCCTTGTGCCACGTGCCGCAGAAGTATCCGTAAAAGCACTCGATCGTGATGGGAACCCATTCTCGTTTGAAGCCGATGACCTACTTGCGATTTGTGTTCAGCACGAACTTGACCACTTAGCGGGTAAACTTTTCGTCGATTACTTGTCACCTCTGAAACGTAAACGCATTCAAGACAAGTTAGCGAAAATCAAACGTTTCAACGAAAAGACCCAATAAGCCAAACTTTTAAGGACGCTACCTTGAGCAAACCTTTGAAAATCGTTTTTGCTGGTACGCCAGACTTCGCCGCCCGTCACTTGGCGGCGTTGTTGTCTTCACAGCATGAAGTTATTGCCGTTTACACTCAGCCAGACCGCCCAGCCGGTCGTGGTAAGAAGCTTACGGCCAGTCCAGTAAAAGCACTGGCACTAGAGCATAACGTTCCCGTATACCAACCCGAAAACTTCAAATCCGATGAAGCCAAGCAAGTGCTGAGCGATTTGAATGCCGATCTTATGGTAGTGGTTGCCTACGGTTTGCTATTGCCGCAAGCCGTGTTGGATACCCCGAAACTGGGTTGTATCAATGTTCATGGTTCAATTTTACCGCGCTGGCGTGGTGCTGCACCTATCCAACGTTCTATCTGGGCAGGCGATACGGAAACCGGTGTCACCATCATGCAGATGGACATAGGTCTAGATACCGGTGACATGTTGAAAATCGCTACGCTGCCGATTGAGTCAACAGATACCAGCGCGACCATGTACAACAAACTGGCTGAATTAGGCCCAGATGCCTTAATTGACTGTCTAGGTGATATTGCTGAAGGCAAAACCGTTCCAGTGAAACAAGATGATGAACTGGCTAACTACGCGAAAAAGCTCAGCAAAGAAGAAGCTAAAATCGACTGGACCATGGATGCCGAAGCAATTGAACGCTGCGTTCGCGCTTTTAATCCTTGGCCAATGAGCTACTTCACCGTTGCTGAGCAAAACGTCAAAGTATGGCGCAGTGCCGTGGAAACCGACAACCAAGGCAAACCTGCGGGCACGATTCTTTCCGCTGACAAGCACGGTATTGTGGTTGCAACCGGTAAGGGTGCATTACGTCTGATAGAGCTACAACCTCCGGGTAAGAAAGCGATGCAAAGCCAAGATTTGCTGAACTCTCGCCGCGAATGGTTTGAACCCGGCACTGTTTTGTAATGCTAAAGCCAGTGCTTGCACTGGCTTTTCTTTTCTACTGCGCTAGAAAAAACGCAACATTATCGCTTAATACTTCTTGGTATTAAGGTTACAAAGAATTTCAGGAAAATCCGCATGAATGTAAGAGCCGCTGCAGCCAAAGTTATCTATCAGGTTGTTGATCAGGGCCAATCCCTTTCCAACGTACTCCCTGCTGCTCAGCAAGATGTCAGAGAGCGAGACCAAGCGCTATTGCAGGAAATTTGTTATGGCGTACTACGTTGGTTGCCGCGTTTAGAGTCGATCACCAACCAACTGATGGACAAGCCATTAAAAGGCAAACAACGGGTTTTCCACCACCTGATCCTAGTCGGTTTATACCAACTGGGTCACATGCGCATTCCCGCACATGCTGCCGTTGCTGAGACGGTTGATGCCACCAAAAACCTTAAGAAGCCACAGCTTCGTGGTTTAATCAACGCCATTTTACGTAATTACCAGCGTCAGCAAGCCACGCTGGATGAGCAATCTATCAGCCATGATGCGGGTCGTTACGGTCACCCAAGCTGGTTACTAAAACTGCTTAAAAATAGCTACCCAGAGCAACTGGAAGCGATTGTTGAAGCCAATAACACCAAGGCGCCGATGTGGCTGCGTGTAAACCGCCAGCACCATACGCGTGATGCATACCGCACCTTGCTCGACAATGAAGGGATCGCAACAGAATTGCACCCACAAGCGGGCGATGCCTTGCGCCTATTGAAGCCATGCGATGTAACTCAACTGCCGGGGTTTGCTGATGGTTGGGTATCCGTTCAAGATGCTGCGGCACAATTAGCGGTTGAGTACCTACAGCCACAATCTGGCGAACTTATCCTTGATTGCTGCGCCGCACCTGGCGGTAAAACGGCACACATCATGGAGCGCCAAGCCGATACCCAGGTGGTTGCGATCGACTGTGATGAACACCGTTTATCGCGTGTACACGAAAACCTTGAGCGCTTGAACCTTACCGCGCAAGTGCTGTGTGCTGATGCTCGCTACCCAAGTGATTGGTGGCAAGGTGAAAAATTTGATCGCATTTTGCTAGATGCTCCTTGTTCTGCAACAGGGGTTATTCGTCGTCACCCAGACATCAAATGGCTACGCCGTGCGGACGATATTGCGGCATTAGCCGAGCTTCAAGCTGAAATTTTTGATGCTATGTGGCTACAGCTCAAGTCAGGCGGTACTTTGGTTTACGCAACGTGTTCGATCACACCACAAGAAAATAGCGAGCAAGTAAAAGCCTTCCTAAGTCGCACTGCTGATGCCACCTTAGTGGATAGCGATCCAGCGAACCCAGGTCGTCAAATCCTACCCGGTGAAGAACAAATGGATGGCTTCTACTACGCAGTATTGAAGAAGCAATAAGTTACATCTACCGCTAAAACGATAACAATCAGGCTATTTCAATCTAGCCTGATTGTAAAATCGGAGTAAGCTACGTCGTATTAGAGTCAGGCGCTAACGTGCCATCGTCCAACACTAGAGACATGTAATCAGGCGAATGCTATGAAGATAATTATCCTCGGAGCCGGTCAGGTCGGGGGCACACTCGCAGAAAACCTCGTGGGTGAAAACAACGATATCACTATCGTTGATAAAGACCCCGAGCGTCTGCGTGAGCTGCAAGATAAGTATGATCTGCGTGTCGTACAAGGCTTTGCGAGTCACCCTAAAACCTTACGCGATGCAGGCGCACAAGATGCCGACATGCTGGTCGCCGTCACGAACTCTGACGAAACCAATATGATTGCCTGTCAAATTGCCTTCTCTTTATTTAACACGCCCAACCGTGTCGCGCGTATTCGCTCTCCTGAATACCTGAAAGAAAAAGAGCAACTGTTCCAATCAGATGCCGTACCGGTTGATCACCTGATTGCCCCAGAAGAACTGGTTACGGGTTACATTGAGCGTTTAATTGAGTATCCAGGCGCACTTCAAGTGGTCGGTTTTGCAGAAGATAAAGTCGGTCTGGTCGCAGTAAAAGCCTACTACGGTGGTCCACTGGTCGGTAATGCGTTATCCGCCTTGCGCGAACACATGCCCCATGTTGATACCCGTGTCGCGGCTATTTTCCGCCAAGGCCGCCCTATTCGCCCACAAGGGACCACGATTATTGAAGCCGATGATGAAGTCTTCTTTGTCGCAGCAAGCAATCATATCCGTTCAGTCATGAGTGAATTGCAACGTCTTGAAAAGCCTTATAAGCGTTTGATGATTGTTGGTGGTGGTAATATCGGTGCAGGTTTAGCACGTCGATTAGAGCAAACCTACAGCGTGAAGCTCATTGAACGCAACCCTGAGCGTGCTGAAAACTTATCCGAAATGCTAGAGAACACAATTGTGTTCTGTGGTGACGCCTCCGATCAAGAGCTTCTCAGCGAAGAGCATATCGAACAAATTGATGTCTTTATTGCCGTGACCAACGACGATGAAGCCAATATTATGTCGGCGATGCTTGCCAAACGTATGGGTGCCAAGAAAGTCATGGTGCTTATTCAGCGCGGTGCTTACGTTGATTTGGTCCAAGGTGGCACAATAGATATTGCGATTTCACCGCAGCAAGCCACCATTTCGGCGCTATTAACCCATGTGCGTAAAGCCGATATCGTTAATGTTTCATCGCTACGCCGTGGTGCAGCAGAAGCCATTGAAGCCATTGCACACGGTGATGCCAGCACATCCAAAGTGGTGGGGCGTGCCATCAGTGATATTAAGCTACCGCCGGGCACTACCATAGGTGCGATTGTGCGTGGCGAAGAAGTGCTGATTGGCCACGACCGAACGGTTATTGAACAAGACGATCACGTGGTGATGTTCTTGGTTGATAAGAAATATATCCCAGACGTAGAACGCCTGTTCCAACCAAGTCCGTTCTTCTTATAAAGTATTATGGTTAATTACCGTCCTATCTTATTCGTGATTGGGCTGGTCTTATCAAAGATCGCCTTATTCATGTACGTCCCTACTTTAGTGGCGTTTTTTACTGGCACCGGTGGCTTTATTGATTTTGCCACCGCAGTGATCATCACCCATGTCGTGGCATTTCTATGCCTCACTTTTGGTCGTACCAATGAGTTTAAGCTCGGCGTACGCGATATGTTCTTGATCACTACCTTGGTATGGACCATCGCCAGTGCCTTCGCGGCACTGCCTTTTGTGTTCATTAACCATATCAGCTTTACCGATGCCTACTTCGAAACCATGTCTGGGATCACGACCACAGGCTCAACTGTGCTCAGTGGTCTTGATGATATGGCGCCCAGCATTTTGCTATGGCGCTCAACGCTACAATGGCTAGGCGGTGTCGGCTTCATCGTTATGGGGGTGGCGATCTTACCGATGCTCAACGTCGGTGGGATGCGACTGTTCCAAACTGAATCATCAGATTGGTCAGATAAAAGCTCACCACGAACCAAAAGCGTCGCCAAGAATATCGTCAATGTGTACTTGATCCTCACGGGTCTGTGCGTCATCGGTTATATCTTGGCGGGCATGAATACCTTTGATGCCATCAATCATGCCTTTACTACGCTTTCAACTGGGGGCTATTCCACCTCAGATGGGTCGATGAACCATTTCTCCAATGCCGCGCATTGGGTGGCCATCATCTTTATGTTTGCTGGCGGTTTACCTTTCTTATTGTTTGTACAAATGCTGAGAAAGAAAAGTGCGACCGCGTTATTTAACGATGCACAAGTACGAGGCTTTACCCTATTAGTGCTGACAACTGGGTTGTTAGTGGCGCTATGGCTAACGTTCGATAAAGATTACGCCTTTATTGATGCGTTTAGAGTCTCGCTATTCAATATCATCTCCGTGGTCACCACCACAGGTTTTGGCCTCGATGACTTCACCAACTGGGGAGCTTTCCCGGCGATTGTGTTTGCCTTCATTATGTTGGTCGGCGGCTGTTCAGGCTCAACCGCAGGCGGGATTAAGATCTTCCGTTTCCAAGTCGCCTTTGCCTTATTGCGTAAACAAATGATGCAACTGATCCACCCATCAGGTGTCTTCATTCAACGCTATAATGGCCGCCCCGTGACCGATGGTATCGTCCGTTCTGTGGTGGCTTTTGCCCTGACTTTCATTATCACAATTGTGGTGGTTGCAGCCATTCTCGGTATGCTGGGGTTGGATCCTGTTACCAGTATTACAGGTGCCGTCACGGCAGTCGCAAACGTCGGGCCCGGGATGGGTAACATCATAGGGCCAACAGGCAACTTTGCGACCTTGCCCGATGCTGCTAAATGGGTTCTGAGTTTTGGGATGTTAATGGGGCGCTTGGAGATCTTAACGGTACTCGTCGTGTTCTTCCCTGCGTTTTGGCGAAATTAAGCAGCGTTTTCTCTGATAACACCAAACGATAGATACAAAAACGGCGCTCATCAGCGCCGTTTTTTATTGTTTGCTCAAACCTTCACGCAATCCAGTTACCACTCATCAAATAGGTTTTACGTATAAATAGATCGCGAAGAAATGACAAATGGTGCCGCCTAAGACAAATAAATGCCAAATCGCATGATTGTAAGGAATACGCTTATTGACGTAGAACACCACACCCAGCGAGTAAATCACCCCGCCCAATCCCAGCAGCACTAAACCGCCAGTCGCTAAAGATAAAGACAGCTGGTACACCGCAATCAACGCTAGCCATCCCATCACCAAATAGGTAGCCAGTGATAACTTTTTAAAACGGTATACAAACATAATCTTAAGGGCGATCCCCAATAGCGCAAGCCCCCAAATTACCGCCATCAATGTCATGGCAAGTGGGGTACGTAATGTGATCAACAAAAATGGGGTATAGGTCCCTGCGATCAGTAAATATATCGCGCAGTGATCTAAGGTTTTCAACACTCGCTTCGCTTTTTCTAGCGTAATCGCGTGATACAGGGTCGACGCTAAATACAGCAAAATCATGCTGCCGCCATAAACGCTTAAACTGGCGATACTCATTGTATCGGCATTCAGATCATTCGCCTGAACCAGTAGTAACACTAATCCGACGATACCAAACAGCATGCCAAGACCATGACTCACGCTGTTGGCAATCTCTTCGGCTACCGAATATTGCGGCCCGGCATTCTTGTTCATTTGTTATCGCTCCTAATAGAGTTAACACTCAGCTTAAGAGCAGTATCGCACAACTTAGCGTACACTTGTACGCTGAAATTGCATTAATCTGTATTTTTACTGCCAACGCAATGAAGCCTCTTCCAACTCGCCATCATTAGGTTGTTTCATCAAGGAAAGCCACCACTTGCTCACCCGCCGCCTCCGGTGAGCAATCAGCACTGATTTGCAATTCACGCTTCAACTCACCACGTCCAAGAAAACCCGCCAACATACCTGACACACCTTTCAAGCGACGATCTACTTCAAACCAGAGTTGTAGCCCTTGCTCATCACGATACGCAACCACTTCCAATTCACGCCAACGCCCATGAAATGGACCGGAAACCGGTACAAATTCAAACTCTTGTACGAAAGGCAGCGCAAAGCCTTTTGCCGCTTCACATTCCACCTGACGAATACGCAGCCCCACTTGCTCTAATGCCGTGAACACTCCATCCATCAAAGGCTCAGGGCGAACCGTCAGTGTATCTTTATCTTTCGGATCAACCGCCATCGCAATATCTAGCGAGGTATCGAGCCAGACTTGGGCATCGCCAATCGTCACAGGGGTGTTAAATGGAAGATCGAGGGTAAAAGCAAACTGCCGTTCCTCTTGAGCACCAATGACAAACGCTTCAGGCAAAGACCACTCCGCCAATTTACAGGTTTGTGGGATTTTTTCTTTCCGTTGATCGCTATCGCCGCGCCCTGTTGTCACTTCATCAAGATAGCGGCAGCACAACACCAAGTGAATATTATCGATCTGCTGCTCAGTCGCACCACCTTGCACTCGAACTTCAATCGGCAAGGGCTGCCCAGGGATCAAAACATCATGAGGTAAAATCGTATCGACTTTAGCAGCGCCGATACCAAAACTGGCGAGACTCTTACGAAATAAAGACATGCATCCTCCTTGCGCATTGCATCGATACGGCAAGAAAGTTGCTGCACTATCGATGATGCAGACGAATAGTGAATAATCATCATGCTAAAGATAAGTTGACTCTATCTTGTACAGTCCACTTAAAAATCGCAAGTCTATTTAGTAAGTTACAATCTAGACAATAAGCCGGTGTAGAAAGGGCAAGTAAGGGAAGTCATTAAAAATGAAGCCGGCAAATAGGAAAGGTAAGAATGCGGAGCACCTGCCACAAATAGCAAGGCTCCGTCCTAACGATTACTTCAATAGCTCAATCGTCGCTTTGCGAGCCGCTTCTGGGTCTCGCGCTAAAATACCATCAACCACTTTTTGGTGAAGCTCAAGCTTCAACATACGTTCACGCGTAATAATACGGAAGTAGCTCTCAAAGACAGCCTTGAACAAGTTGCCAAATGGGCTGATAAAGTGGTTACCCGAGGCAAAATAAATCAACTGATGAAAGCGGGTATCAACCGCAATCCAACGCTCTTGATCAAACTGCTCACCGAGTTTGTGCATTTCATGTACCAAGCTCGCCAACTCATCACGATCGGCATCACTGGCATTGAGCGCCGTACACGCAGCGGCTTCAGGCTCTAAGGTTAAACGCACACGCTGAAACTCTTCAACCAACTCACCCGAATCATCAAAATCGAGCCACGCTAATAAGTCTTGATCGAGGTAGTTCCAGTTACGTTTTGGTAATACCCGAGTACCAATACGCGGACGTGGCAGCACCATACCTTTGGCCGCCAACATTTTAATTGCTTCGCGTACCGCCGTTCGACTTACACCGTACATTTCACCCAGCTCAACTTCACCCGGTAAGATATCACCCGGTGGCGTTTCACCTTTTAAAATACGCTGACCAATTGACTCAGCTAACCGATACGACAGGTTTCGGCTAGTGACTAACCGTTGCTGATCTCGCTCCATTATTCCCCCTCAAAGGCTCTTTTTATAATAGTTGCCAATTTATTTTATCGCTGCTCTATATTGATCAGCCTAATACGGCGCAATTAGACCACAAAGCCAGCATGGTGAAACGGCTTATCTTCACACTTGTATCAGATATCCGTTTTTTTGCGTTTTTTATGAGCCACTATCATCCAAAACAAAAGAATACATTGTTCATAATTCACTCGACTATATAAAAGCTTGCTGGTATCCTAGCCGCGTTTTCTGACGGTAAGTATCACGCTAAACACCAAGGTCATGACACTCCAATCCGCCACAGTGCTAGCGTAATCTCATTTGTAATCCATTTTTGGCCATGGATGTGCCTGATTAGTAGGTAAAAACCATGCGCCCAATGACTTTCGCTCGCTCTAATACCCGTAGTCCATCTCTGTCTCGTACCACTTCGCATGCGCCACGCTTTAAAGCTCGCACTGCACCGCAAGTGTCGGCTGACATTCACCAGATGCCAAGTCAAACCATGATTGCCACAAAAAAAACTGGTGAGAAAGCAGCATAGCCAGAGAGATTACAGGGCAGCAGACCTTGCTGCCTTCCTTTCAGAATCCATCTTGGTATACTTTATCCACAATAAAAACATGACAATTTATTCAGCCTTCATTGTGGAGAAAAAATGAAAACCCACCGCGTTAACGAACTGATTGAACTGATCCACCCTGAGTGGAAAAAGAACCCAGAACTTAACCTGATCGAGTTCCTGCTAGAGCTAGCGAAAGAAGCTAAGTTTGAAGGCAAGCTCGAAGATCTGACCGACGATGTTCTGATTTACCACCTTAAAATGCGCAACAGCGATCAAAAAGAAATGATCCCTGGTTTAGCGAAAGATTGTGAAAATGACTTTAAAACCGCTATTTTACGTGCGCGTGGCATCATTAAATAATTCACACTAATCCTTCATCTTCGCAAGTTAACATTGGGTGAGCACACTTGGTTTCTTCACTGTTCACCTGATGTTTTTTCTCCTCACTTTCCTTCTGTTATAGCCTAAAAACGCTTGTTCTGTACCGATTACAGAAATTATGACCGTGCTAGAGTAATCCGCAAACCGACTGTTATATAATCAGTTGATAACATACGCGTATCATTTATAGCGATCAGGCAACGTATCTGATCAAACTGCACACCTTTGCGTGGGCACCCAAGGAAAGTAATGTCATGAGCCAAGATAAAATAAAGATTAAGGATGTCACCCCGCAACAATTCAACCCCAAAACCCATAAAGGCAACGCCGATCGTTTTAACCCCAGTAACCGCATCTATGTCCGGGCTGTAAAAGGGATTTATCAACAATTACGCCAACGAATGGGTTGGGTATTGATGGTACTCTTTATGGGGATACCTTGGATTCCCTACGGTGATCGCCAAGCCATATTGCTCGATATCGGCCAGCAGCAATTTAATTTCTTTGGCACCACATTGTGGCCACAAGACCTAACCTTACTCGCCACCGTTTTCATGATAGCGGCCTTTGCCTTATTTTTTGTCACCACTTTTTTAGGCCGAGTCTGGTGTGGCTATTTTTGCCCACAAACCGTATGGACCTTTATTTATATTTGGTTTGAGGAAAAGCTCGAAGGGGCAGCCAACAAGCGCCGTAAGCAAGATGGCATGAAGCTCACACCTAAACTCCTGTTTCGAAAAGCGCTCAAGCACATTGCTTGGATTGCGGTCGCTTTATTAACAGGACTGACATTTGTTGGGTACTTTGTTCCGGTTAAAACACTGTTTATCGATTTCTTCACCTTTAACACCAGTTTTTCGGCAGGATTTTGGGTGTTATTTTTTGCAGGTTGCACCTATGCCAATGCTGGTTG harbors:
- the trkA gene encoding Trk system potassium transporter TrkA, whose translation is MKIIILGAGQVGGTLAENLVGENNDITIVDKDPERLRELQDKYDLRVVQGFASHPKTLRDAGAQDADMLVAVTNSDETNMIACQIAFSLFNTPNRVARIRSPEYLKEKEQLFQSDAVPVDHLIAPEELVTGYIERLIEYPGALQVVGFAEDKVGLVAVKAYYGGPLVGNALSALREHMPHVDTRVAAIFRQGRPIRPQGTTIIEADDEVFFVAASNHIRSVMSELQRLEKPYKRLMIVGGGNIGAGLARRLEQTYSVKLIERNPERAENLSEMLENTIVFCGDASDQELLSEEHIEQIDVFIAVTNDDEANIMSAMLAKRMGAKKVMVLIQRGAYVDLVQGGTIDIAISPQQATISALLTHVRKADIVNVSSLRRGAAEAIEAIAHGDASTSKVVGRAISDIKLPPGTTIGAIVRGEEVLIGHDRTVIEQDDHVVMFLVDKKYIPDVERLFQPSPFFL
- a CDS encoding LysM peptidoglycan-binding domain-containing protein; amino-acid sequence: MKSLSFLFSCVLTVAACIQPSWASNGSHHLVLNDHIPDVYTVKTGDTLWDISNHFLATPWLWPKLWQANPNIENPHLIYPGDKLYLVWVDGQPRLQRKPSKVIKLSPTIKVTRSPITTLQSSLVLPYLTEHRLLSDEALATAPRVIGSDDQRKQLSTGDRVWADTLLPIGEAWWVYRPIDTYSRKGSKRVTVLKEVAKLSVLSQQGETSTLALQSYRQEINLNDVLLPAPVQGASADLHFSPANPPADIDAQIMGAVDGQSYIATSDVVVLDKGHLDALQAGHVLQLYHPATEVAGKKGSYDYKRSPYSGTQFQLAPRGIGEVMVIRAYEAFSLAVVLRSTEPFSAGVSARSPQLTP
- the def gene encoding peptide deformylase; translation: MSLLQVLTFPDDRLRTVAKPVEAVTPEIQKIVDDMIETMYDEEGIGLAATQVDVHQRIVVIDISEERNQPMVLINPEITEKRGEDGIEEGCLSVPGARALVPRAAEVSVKALDRDGNPFSFEADDLLAICVQHELDHLAGKLFVDYLSPLKRKRIQDKLAKIKRFNEKTQ
- the rsmB gene encoding 16S rRNA (cytosine(967)-C(5))-methyltransferase RsmB gives rise to the protein MNVRAAAAKVIYQVVDQGQSLSNVLPAAQQDVRERDQALLQEICYGVLRWLPRLESITNQLMDKPLKGKQRVFHHLILVGLYQLGHMRIPAHAAVAETVDATKNLKKPQLRGLINAILRNYQRQQATLDEQSISHDAGRYGHPSWLLKLLKNSYPEQLEAIVEANNTKAPMWLRVNRQHHTRDAYRTLLDNEGIATELHPQAGDALRLLKPCDVTQLPGFADGWVSVQDAAAQLAVEYLQPQSGELILDCCAAPGGKTAHIMERQADTQVVAIDCDEHRLSRVHENLERLNLTAQVLCADARYPSDWWQGEKFDRILLDAPCSATGVIRRHPDIKWLRRADDIAALAELQAEIFDAMWLQLKSGGTLVYATCSITPQENSEQVKAFLSRTADATLVDSDPANPGRQILPGEEQMDGFYYAVLKKQ
- the fmt gene encoding methionyl-tRNA formyltransferase, producing the protein MSKPLKIVFAGTPDFAARHLAALLSSQHEVIAVYTQPDRPAGRGKKLTASPVKALALEHNVPVYQPENFKSDEAKQVLSDLNADLMVVVAYGLLLPQAVLDTPKLGCINVHGSILPRWRGAAPIQRSIWAGDTETGVTIMQMDIGLDTGDMLKIATLPIESTDTSATMYNKLAELGPDALIDCLGDIAEGKTVPVKQDDELANYAKKLSKEEAKIDWTMDAEAIERCVRAFNPWPMSYFTVAEQNVKVWRSAVETDNQGKPAGTILSADKHGIVVATGKGALRLIELQPPGKKAMQSQDLLNSRREWFEPGTVL
- the dprA gene encoding DNA-processing protein DprA, which translates into the protein MSQLEDWLALTAIPQVGGVKVSRLLQHGTPTQLRAMSTDQLMSLGLSRSQIALFRVPHQARIDRCLMWAEQNDNTILTLDSPYYPTLLKQIAAAPPVLFVCGQVEYLSAPQLAIVGSRAASIDGRESAYDFAGALVAGNYVVTSGLALGVDGQAHSGALKHGGATLAVLGSGLSQIYPARHRGLAAKIKEQGALVSEFWPDEKPRPQNFPRRNRVISGLSVGVLVIEAAEKSGSLITARYALEQGREVFALPGSIRHPESRGCNALIKSGAKLVETPVDIFEEVGALTECAINSQLSQTLPQGEDQQLPFPALLATVGNEATPVDVVAERSEQPVHEVMMQLLELELLGFVTSVPGGYIKTRRGKS
- a CDS encoding DUF494 family protein yields the protein MMDILMYLFETYIHSDAELLVDQEELSDELLRAGFHQEDIYKALSWLEKLAALQETEQHPYMNVSAVTSIRIYTPQEMARLDVACRGFLIYLEQIHVLSADTREMVIDRVMELETNEFILDDLQWIILMVLFNAPGNESAYSQMEELLYGMEDGYIH